One genomic window of Cupriavidus oxalaticus includes the following:
- a CDS encoding SDR family NAD(P)-dependent oxidoreductase produces the protein MKLENMSAVVTGGASGLGLACTRRLVERGVGVVIADLNEERGNAVVDEFGGKVRFVKADVTDTEQMNAVYDAAEAIAPLRALIHCAGLGAPVRVVEKDGSPGSLEKYESVVRINLIGTFNALRLGAARMARNEMVDGERGACVLTASVAAYEGQIGQIPYSSAKAGIVGMTLVAARDLAQRAIRVCTIAPGLFDTPLLAKLPENVRTSLGAMVPHPARLGAPDEYASTALHILENPMLNGETIRLDGAIRMAPR, from the coding sequence ATGAAACTCGAAAACATGTCCGCCGTCGTCACCGGCGGCGCTTCCGGCCTGGGCCTGGCCTGCACCCGCCGCCTGGTGGAGCGCGGCGTCGGCGTGGTCATCGCCGACCTGAACGAAGAGCGCGGCAACGCGGTGGTGGACGAGTTCGGCGGCAAGGTCCGCTTCGTCAAGGCCGACGTCACCGACACAGAGCAGATGAACGCGGTCTACGACGCCGCCGAGGCCATCGCCCCGCTGCGCGCGCTGATCCACTGCGCCGGCCTGGGCGCGCCGGTGCGCGTGGTCGAAAAGGACGGCTCGCCGGGCTCGCTGGAAAAGTACGAGTCGGTGGTGCGCATCAACCTGATCGGCACCTTCAACGCGCTGCGTTTGGGTGCCGCGCGCATGGCCAGGAACGAAATGGTGGACGGCGAACGCGGCGCCTGCGTGCTGACCGCCTCGGTGGCCGCCTATGAAGGCCAGATCGGCCAGATCCCCTACAGCTCGGCCAAGGCCGGCATCGTCGGCATGACGCTGGTGGCCGCGCGCGACCTGGCGCAGCGCGCCATCCGCGTCTGCACCATCGCCCCGGGCCTGTTCGACACGCCACTGCTGGCGAAGCTGCCGGAGAACGTGCGCACCTCGCTGGGCGCGATGGTGCCGCACCCGGCACGCCTGGGCGCGCCGGACGAGTACGCCTCGACCGCGCTGCACATCCTGGAGAACCCGATGCTCAACGGCGAGACCATCCGCCTGGACGGCGCCATCCGCATGGCCCCGCGCTGA
- a CDS encoding crotonase/enoyl-CoA hydratase family protein, which yields MSDTLQLETRGNTLLITMNRPQARNAMDFETATALAAAIDQLESRDDLAVAILTGAGGTFCSGMDLKGFLEGKRPSLPGRGFGGLTEKPPRKVLIAAVEGYALAGGFELALACDLIVSSKAAKFGLPEVKRGLVAGAGGLMRLPRRVPYHIAMEYALTGNMLGAEQAHAYGLINRLTEPGEALQGALALAGEIGANGPLAVAVSKQIVAESADWSNEEMFERQRPLMAPVFTSADAREGAAAFAEKRKPVWTGK from the coding sequence ATGAGCGACACGCTGCAACTAGAGACCCGCGGCAATACGCTGCTGATCACCATGAACCGGCCCCAGGCGCGCAACGCCATGGACTTCGAGACCGCGACCGCGCTGGCCGCCGCGATCGACCAGCTGGAAAGCCGTGACGACCTCGCCGTCGCCATCCTGACCGGCGCCGGCGGCACCTTCTGCTCGGGCATGGACCTGAAGGGCTTCCTGGAAGGCAAGCGCCCCAGCCTGCCCGGCCGGGGCTTCGGCGGGCTGACCGAGAAGCCGCCGCGCAAGGTGCTGATCGCCGCGGTGGAGGGCTATGCGCTCGCCGGCGGCTTCGAACTGGCGCTGGCCTGCGACCTGATCGTCTCGTCGAAGGCGGCCAAATTCGGCCTGCCCGAAGTCAAGCGCGGCCTGGTTGCCGGTGCCGGCGGCCTGATGCGCCTGCCACGCCGCGTGCCGTACCACATCGCCATGGAATATGCGCTGACCGGCAACATGCTGGGCGCCGAGCAGGCGCATGCCTACGGCCTGATCAACCGCCTGACCGAACCGGGCGAAGCGCTGCAGGGCGCGCTGGCGCTGGCCGGGGAAATCGGGGCCAACGGCCCGCTGGCGGTGGCGGTGAGCAAGCAGATCGTGGCCGAGTCGGCGGACTGGAGCAACGAGGAGATGTTCGAGCGCCAGCGCCCGCTGATGGCGCCGGTGTTCACCTCGGCCGATGCGCGCGAAGGCGCCGCGGCGTTTGCGGAGAAGCGCAAGCCGGTGTGGACCGGCAAGTAA
- a CDS encoding MFS transporter, which yields MPASTAPSRLESLRPALPILLGASLMLSLAMGLRQSLGIFMPPLTRDIGISVSDFTVAIAVQNLAWGLLQPLAGAWATRIGFRPLMLAGSLSYVAGLVLLATAQGMIGVTLGAGVAIGASMACTGSALAMAVAARPVPAALRSTVLGLVSGAGSLGALLAAPIGQMVTQAYGWRAGLAAFVLLALVMLPAAWMAGRVDKLPLPAFGGADQSNARQALGTALRHAPFIVMALAYFVCGMQLVFLTTHLPSYLDICGMDPMLSAQALGVIGGFNVLGSIFFGWAGGRFNKLMLLGGIYTVRSLALTWYFSSAPTPGSTLVFAAVMGFLWLGVAPLVSGWIAETFGLRWQAMLGGVAFFSHQIGSFTGAFGGGVVYDALGSYTVAWQAGVAMGLAAGIAQIVFAVATQRRPPLMATS from the coding sequence GTGCCTGCCTCCACCGCGCCTTCCCGCCTGGAAAGCCTCCGCCCGGCCCTGCCGATCCTGCTTGGCGCCTCCCTGATGCTCAGTCTGGCCATGGGCCTGCGCCAGAGCCTGGGCATCTTCATGCCGCCGCTGACGCGGGACATCGGCATCTCGGTCTCCGACTTCACGGTCGCCATCGCCGTGCAGAACCTGGCCTGGGGCCTGCTGCAGCCGCTGGCTGGCGCATGGGCCACGCGGATCGGCTTCCGGCCCCTGATGCTGGCCGGCTCGCTGTCGTATGTGGCCGGGCTGGTGCTGCTGGCGACCGCGCAAGGCATGATCGGCGTCACACTGGGCGCGGGCGTGGCGATCGGCGCTTCGATGGCCTGCACCGGCAGCGCGCTGGCGATGGCGGTGGCGGCACGGCCGGTGCCGGCGGCGCTGCGCAGCACGGTGCTGGGGCTGGTGTCGGGGGCCGGCTCGCTCGGCGCGCTGCTGGCCGCGCCGATCGGGCAAATGGTGACGCAGGCTTACGGCTGGCGCGCCGGGCTGGCCGCGTTCGTGCTGCTGGCGCTGGTGATGCTGCCGGCGGCCTGGATGGCGGGGCGCGTGGACAAGCTGCCGTTGCCCGCGTTCGGCGGCGCCGACCAGAGCAATGCGCGGCAGGCGCTGGGCACGGCGCTGCGGCACGCGCCGTTCATCGTCATGGCGCTGGCGTATTTCGTCTGCGGCATGCAACTGGTCTTCCTGACCACGCACCTGCCGTCGTACCTGGACATCTGCGGCATGGACCCGATGCTCAGCGCACAGGCGCTGGGCGTGATCGGCGGGTTCAACGTGCTCGGCAGCATCTTCTTCGGCTGGGCCGGCGGGCGCTTCAACAAGCTGATGCTGCTGGGCGGCATCTATACCGTGCGCTCGCTGGCGCTGACCTGGTATTTCTCGTCGGCGCCCACGCCGGGCAGCACGCTGGTGTTTGCCGCGGTGATGGGCTTCCTGTGGCTGGGCGTGGCGCCGCTGGTGTCGGGCTGGATCGCCGAGACCTTCGGCCTGCGCTGGCAGGCGATGCTGGGCGGCGTGGCCTTCTTCAGCCACCAGATCGGCAGCTTTACCGGTGCCTTCGGCGGCGGGGTGGTCTATGACGCGCTGGGCTCGTACACCGTAGCCTGGCAGGCGGGCGTGGCGATGGGGCTGGCGGCCGGGATCGCGCAGATCGTGTTTGCGGTGGCGACGCAGCGTCGGCCACCTTTGATGGCGACGTCCTGA
- a CDS encoding SDR family oxidoreductase, which translates to MHPTRPLTVVITGASSGIGLATALAFARAQARVVLCARGEAPLARAAAACRELGARALAVPGDVTQPAAMHRLAERAAEFGDGGIDVWVNNAGVGAVGLFDETPVAAHEQVVRINLLGYLHGAHAVLPFFKAARKGVLVNIVSLGAWAPSPYGVSYTASKFGLRGFSEALRAELVDYPQIRICDIFPATADTPGMRHSANYTGKALRPPRPLVDAGAVARAVLRAVLRAVAAPASQAVTVGVVARLARVANLLAPGLLQRAYGRILHRHFSGAHEIPVTDGNLFHASLGHMDVQGGWTSPEQMRQLRIAGAAVAAGLAGLALWHWRRHAR; encoded by the coding sequence ATGCACCCGACCCGACCGCTTACTGTTGTCATCACCGGCGCTTCCAGCGGCATCGGGCTGGCCACCGCGCTGGCGTTCGCGCGTGCCCAGGCGCGCGTGGTGCTGTGCGCGCGCGGCGAGGCGCCGCTGGCGCGCGCCGCCGCGGCGTGCCGCGAACTGGGCGCGCGGGCACTGGCCGTCCCGGGCGACGTCACGCAGCCGGCGGCCATGCACCGGCTGGCCGAGCGTGCGGCGGAGTTCGGCGACGGCGGCATCGATGTCTGGGTCAACAATGCCGGTGTCGGCGCGGTTGGGCTGTTCGACGAAACACCGGTGGCCGCGCATGAGCAGGTGGTACGCATCAACCTGCTGGGCTACCTGCACGGCGCGCATGCGGTGCTGCCGTTCTTCAAGGCGGCGCGCAAGGGCGTGCTGGTCAATATCGTGTCGCTGGGCGCATGGGCGCCGTCGCCATATGGCGTGTCGTATACGGCAAGCAAGTTCGGGCTGCGCGGCTTTTCGGAGGCGTTGCGCGCGGAGCTGGTCGACTATCCGCAGATCCGCATCTGCGACATCTTCCCGGCCACCGCCGACACGCCGGGCATGCGCCACAGTGCCAACTACACCGGCAAGGCACTGCGTCCGCCGCGGCCGCTGGTCGACGCCGGCGCGGTCGCGCGTGCGGTGCTGCGCGCGGTGCTGCGCGCGGTCGCGGCGCCGGCCTCGCAGGCGGTGACGGTAGGCGTGGTCGCAAGGCTGGCGCGCGTTGCCAACCTGCTGGCGCCAGGCCTGCTGCAACGGGCGTACGGCCGCATCCTGCATCGGCATTTCAGCGGGGCGCACGAGATACCGGTCACCGACGGCAACCTGTTCCATGCCTCGCTGGGACATATGGACGTCCAGGGCGGCTGGACCTCGCCGGAACAGATGCGCCAGCTTCGCATTGCCGGCGCGGCGGTGGCGGCCGGACTGGCCGGCCTCGCGCTGTGGCATTGGCGCCGCCACGCCCGCTGA
- the purT gene encoding formate-dependent phosphoribosylglycinamide formyltransferase — translation MTTLGTPLSPSATKVMLLGSGELGKEVLIALQRLGVETIAVDRYDNAPGQQVAHHARTIAMSDPDQLRALIEAEKPHLVVPEIEAIATPMLETLEAAGTVRVIPTARAARLTMDREGIRRLAAESLGLPTSPYKFCDSLEELQAAIDGGIGYPCVVKPVMSSSGKGQSKIDGPEGVQAAWDYAMAGGRVSHGRIIVEGFIDFDYEITLLTVRAIGASGQVETQFCAPIGHVQVSGDYVESWQPQPMHPAALQKAQQIAQAVTADLGGMGLFGVELFVKGEQVWFSEVSPRPHDTGMVTMATQHQNEFELHARAILGLPVDTSLRSPGASAVIYGGVDAQGVVFDGVDQALSVPQTEVRLFGKPESFTKRRMGVALAYADDVDTARTRAKEAASRVRPRAVG, via the coding sequence ATGACCACCCTCGGAACGCCCCTTTCCCCCTCTGCAACCAAAGTGATGCTGCTCGGCTCCGGCGAGCTGGGCAAGGAAGTGCTGATCGCACTGCAGCGCCTGGGCGTCGAGACCATCGCCGTCGACCGCTATGACAATGCGCCGGGCCAGCAGGTGGCCCACCACGCGCGCACCATTGCCATGAGCGACCCGGACCAGCTCAGGGCGCTGATCGAAGCGGAGAAGCCTCACCTGGTGGTGCCCGAGATCGAAGCCATCGCCACCCCCATGCTGGAAACGCTGGAAGCCGCCGGCACCGTGCGCGTGATCCCCACCGCGCGCGCCGCGCGCCTGACCATGGACCGCGAAGGCATCCGGCGCCTCGCCGCCGAGTCGCTCGGCCTGCCCACCAGCCCGTACAAGTTCTGCGATTCGCTGGAAGAACTGCAGGCCGCCATCGATGGCGGCATCGGCTATCCGTGCGTGGTCAAGCCGGTGATGAGCAGCTCCGGCAAGGGCCAGAGCAAGATCGACGGCCCCGAGGGCGTGCAGGCCGCGTGGGACTACGCCATGGCCGGCGGCCGCGTCAGCCACGGCCGCATCATCGTGGAAGGCTTTATCGACTTCGACTACGAGATCACGCTGCTGACGGTGCGCGCCATCGGCGCCAGCGGCCAGGTCGAGACGCAGTTCTGCGCGCCGATCGGGCACGTCCAGGTCAGCGGCGACTACGTGGAAAGCTGGCAGCCGCAGCCGATGCACCCCGCCGCGCTGCAGAAGGCCCAGCAGATCGCGCAGGCCGTCACCGCCGACCTGGGCGGCATGGGCCTGTTCGGCGTGGAACTGTTCGTCAAGGGCGAGCAGGTCTGGTTCAGCGAGGTCAGCCCGCGCCCGCACGATACCGGCATGGTGACCATGGCCACGCAGCACCAGAACGAATTCGAGTTGCATGCGCGTGCCATCCTTGGCCTGCCGGTCGATACCTCGCTGCGCAGCCCCGGCGCCAGCGCGGTGATCTACGGCGGCGTGGACGCGCAGGGCGTGGTGTTCGACGGCGTGGACCAGGCGCTGAGCGTGCCGCAGACCGAGGTGCGCCTGTTCGGCAAGCCCGAGAGCTTTACCAAGCGCCGCATGGGCGTGGCGCTGGCCTATGCGGACGATGTTGACACCGCCCGCACCCGCGCCAAGGAAGCCGCAAGCCGCGTGCGTCCGCGCGCGGTGGGCTGA
- a CDS encoding mechanosensitive ion channel family protein translates to MSFDALLELFQQRIPAHPWAQITLYLVVLVLIALVAQWLFGHVMSRIAHRVLTVWGKGPWSKALTRHRAYRRFGYAVGFAVITVGIGEVPHMGRYALLVERLAHSSLWVCFFLMLGGVLGAWQDVYAGSRRAQTRSIKGYIQVGRLGLGLVCAVLVLSILINRSPLWMLSGLGALSAVLLLVFKDTLLSLVASTQLTSNDMLRIGDWIEMPQCNADGYVKDIALHTVKVQNWDNTVTTVPTYKLFSESYRNYRQMFESGARRIKRTLRIDASSVRFLEDDEVHALMRYQLLHDYLAEKQAKVDEANRLLIAAGNDPVNRRRLTNVGTFRAYGIAYLKAHPEIHHDLLLNVRMMEPDSQGIPVEIYCFTALTAWMDYERIQGDVFDHLLAILPELGLRLYQAPSGADLSGVRMAPVLAAAHAAAQVAAPHPPAHAAAGSHVL, encoded by the coding sequence ATGAGTTTCGATGCCCTGCTGGAGCTGTTCCAGCAACGTATTCCGGCCCATCCCTGGGCGCAGATCACGCTGTACCTGGTGGTGCTGGTGCTGATCGCGCTGGTCGCGCAATGGCTGTTCGGCCATGTGATGTCGCGCATCGCCCATCGCGTGCTGACGGTCTGGGGCAAGGGGCCCTGGAGCAAGGCGCTGACGCGCCATCGCGCGTACCGGCGCTTCGGCTATGCGGTGGGTTTTGCGGTGATCACCGTCGGCATCGGCGAGGTGCCGCACATGGGCCGCTATGCGCTGCTGGTGGAGCGCCTGGCCCATTCCAGCCTGTGGGTCTGCTTCTTCCTGATGCTGGGCGGCGTGCTGGGCGCGTGGCAGGACGTTTACGCCGGCAGCCGCCGCGCGCAGACGCGCTCGATCAAGGGTTATATCCAGGTGGGGCGGCTCGGGCTGGGGCTGGTGTGCGCGGTGCTGGTGCTGTCGATCCTGATCAACCGTTCGCCGCTGTGGATGCTGTCCGGCCTGGGGGCGTTGTCGGCGGTGCTGCTGCTGGTGTTCAAGGACACGCTGCTGTCGCTGGTGGCCAGCACGCAGCTGACCTCGAACGACATGCTGCGCATCGGCGACTGGATCGAAATGCCGCAATGCAATGCCGATGGCTACGTCAAGGACATCGCGCTGCATACGGTCAAGGTGCAGAACTGGGACAACACCGTGACCACGGTGCCGACCTACAAGCTGTTTTCGGAGAGCTACCGCAACTACCGCCAGATGTTCGAGTCCGGCGCGCGCCGTATCAAGCGGACGTTGCGCATCGACGCGAGCAGCGTGCGCTTCCTGGAAGACGACGAAGTGCATGCGCTGATGCGGTACCAGTTGCTGCACGACTACCTGGCCGAGAAGCAGGCCAAGGTCGACGAGGCCAACCGGCTGCTGATTGCCGCCGGCAATGACCCGGTGAACCGGCGGCGGCTGACCAATGTCGGCACCTTCCGCGCGTATGGCATCGCCTACCTGAAGGCGCATCCCGAAATCCACCACGACCTGCTGCTCAACGTGCGCATGATGGAGCCCGATTCGCAGGGCATCCCGGTGGAAATCTATTGCTTTACCGCGCTGACGGCGTGGATGGACTACGAGCGCATCCAGGGCGATGTGTTCGACCACCTGCTGGCGATCCTGCCGGAACTGGGCCTGCGGCTGTACCAGGCCCCGTCCGGTGCCGACCTGAGCGGCGTGCGCATGGCGCCGGTGCTGGCCGCGGCGCACGCTGCCGCGCAGGTGGCGGCACCGCACCCGCCCGCCCATGCCGCCGCGGGCAGTCACGTGCTGTAA
- a CDS encoding DMT family transporter has protein sequence MAWMLLVLAGLIEIVMALALKYTDGWTRPGPTVLGIGAALASIFLLSAALRHLPVGTAYAVWTGIGAIGVTVIGILFLGESAAPMRLALIALIFVGIGGLKLLPA, from the coding sequence ATGGCGTGGATGCTGCTGGTGCTGGCGGGGCTGATCGAGATCGTGATGGCGCTCGCCTTGAAGTACACGGACGGATGGACGCGGCCGGGGCCGACGGTGCTGGGGATCGGGGCCGCCCTGGCCAGCATCTTCCTGCTCAGTGCGGCCTTGCGGCACCTGCCGGTGGGAACGGCGTACGCGGTATGGACCGGGATCGGGGCGATCGGGGTCACCGTGATCGGGATCCTGTTCCTTGGGGAGAGCGCCGCGCCGATGCGCCTGGCGCTGATCGCGCTGATTTTTGTCGGGATCGGGGGGCTGAAGCTGCTGCCTGCCTGA
- a CDS encoding LysR family transcriptional regulator, producing the protein MQEADWDDLKYFLAVSQSGSLAGAARTLHVNHSTVLRRLARLEEVLGTLLFERHPAGYALTTAGEALAQRLAGVGEQIDAAQRQLSGLDSQLSGPLRVTTTDTLLAGLLMPLFAEFRALHPRIQLQIVVNNSFLSLSRREADVAVRPASAPPEYLVGRQVGMLETAPYASRDYLAQTGNAPARGTAAPDWAGHDWVVPDDALAHLAQARWVAEHVPPARRLVSVDSLVAMVDAVRHGMGIGMLLCLLAEHDAGLVRLARPDPALGTPLWILTHPDLRHSARVRAFNDFLYARLSASPWLKPAPAL; encoded by the coding sequence ATGCAGGAAGCGGACTGGGACGACCTGAAGTACTTCCTTGCCGTCAGCCAGTCAGGCTCGCTGGCCGGCGCTGCCCGGACGCTGCACGTCAACCACTCCACCGTGCTGCGCCGGCTCGCCCGGCTGGAAGAGGTGCTGGGCACCCTGCTCTTCGAGCGCCATCCGGCGGGCTACGCCCTCACCACAGCGGGCGAAGCGCTGGCCCAGCGGCTTGCCGGCGTCGGCGAACAGATCGATGCCGCGCAACGCCAGTTGTCCGGCCTGGACAGCCAGCTGAGCGGGCCGCTGCGGGTCACCACTACGGACACGCTGCTGGCCGGGCTGCTGATGCCGCTGTTCGCGGAATTTCGCGCGCTGCATCCGCGGATCCAGTTGCAGATCGTGGTCAACAACAGCTTCCTGAGCCTGAGCCGGCGCGAGGCGGATGTGGCGGTACGTCCGGCCAGCGCGCCGCCGGAATACCTGGTCGGGCGCCAGGTCGGGATGCTGGAAACTGCGCCGTACGCATCGCGCGACTACCTGGCGCAAACCGGCAACGCCCCGGCCCGTGGAACCGCAGCGCCTGACTGGGCCGGCCACGACTGGGTGGTCCCGGACGACGCGCTCGCGCATCTCGCGCAGGCTCGCTGGGTGGCCGAGCACGTGCCGCCGGCGCGCCGGCTGGTGAGCGTAGACAGCCTGGTGGCCATGGTCGATGCCGTCAGGCATGGCATGGGTATCGGCATGCTGCTGTGCCTGCTGGCCGAGCACGACGCAGGCCTGGTCCGTCTGGCCCGGCCCGACCCCGCGCTCGGCACGCCGCTGTGGATCCTGACCCATCCCGACCTGCGCCATAGCGCGCGGGTCCGGGCGTTCAACGACTTTCTCTACGCCAGGCTCAGTGCGTCGCCCTGGCTGAAGCCGGCGCCGGCGCTATGA
- a CDS encoding HD-GYP domain-containing protein: MLRRIGSEQLQVGMFVARLGGPWISHPFWRAKFLVSHEDQIRQIQSAGVREVWIDILKGRNLPAPAVPEAPPVPVAEAEPPAWEPAAEQPVASLEAELGRARDLLQSGKAVIGSMFADIRMGRALEVGRALPLVDAASRSLSRHGQALLALARLKARDDYSYLHAFAVCALMIAVGRTLSLPEDEVRELGLAGLVHDIGKLTLPESVQHKAVARTPEEEESYRRHPSAGYRILNEARLVSNIPLDVCVHHHERVDGRGYPFGLAGHELSIHARIAAICDAYDALTSDRPGHQQWSPARAMEYMAVRVDTLFDRRVFKAFTRTVGIYPLGTVLRLRSNRLAVVCGQNEADPLRPLVMAFYSVSQSRPVPTELIDLRHSEETVVAFENAAEWGYTDEQLMAMYTNTKAS; encoded by the coding sequence ATGCTGAGACGAATCGGGTCGGAACAATTGCAGGTCGGGATGTTTGTCGCCAGGCTGGGTGGGCCGTGGATCAGCCACCCGTTCTGGCGCGCGAAGTTTCTGGTCAGCCACGAAGACCAGATTCGGCAGATCCAGTCCGCGGGCGTCCGCGAAGTCTGGATCGATATCCTCAAGGGGCGCAACCTGCCCGCACCAGCCGTGCCCGAGGCGCCGCCAGTGCCGGTTGCCGAGGCCGAGCCACCGGCGTGGGAGCCTGCGGCCGAGCAGCCGGTCGCTTCGCTCGAAGCCGAGCTCGGCCGGGCGCGCGACCTGCTCCAGTCCGGCAAGGCGGTGATCGGCTCCATGTTCGCCGACATCCGCATGGGCCGCGCGCTGGAGGTCGGACGCGCGCTGCCGCTGGTCGACGCCGCGTCGCGCTCGCTGTCGCGCCACGGGCAGGCGCTGCTGGCGCTGGCGCGGCTCAAGGCGCGCGACGACTACAGCTACCTGCACGCCTTTGCCGTCTGCGCGCTGATGATCGCGGTCGGGCGGACGCTGAGCCTGCCGGAGGACGAGGTGCGCGAACTCGGCCTCGCCGGCCTGGTGCACGACATCGGCAAGCTGACGTTGCCCGAATCCGTGCAGCACAAGGCCGTCGCACGCACGCCCGAGGAAGAGGAAAGCTACCGCCGCCATCCGTCGGCGGGCTACCGCATCCTCAACGAGGCGCGGCTGGTCTCCAATATCCCGCTCGATGTCTGTGTCCACCACCACGAACGCGTGGACGGCCGCGGCTACCCGTTCGGGCTGGCCGGCCACGAACTGAGCATCCACGCCAGGATTGCCGCGATCTGCGACGCCTACGATGCGCTGACCTCGGACCGTCCGGGCCACCAGCAATGGTCGCCGGCGCGCGCCATGGAATACATGGCCGTGCGCGTCGACACGCTGTTCGACCGCCGGGTGTTCAAGGCCTTCACGCGCACCGTCGGCATCTACCCGCTGGGCACCGTGCTGCGGCTGCGCTCCAACCGGCTGGCGGTGGTTTGCGGCCAGAACGAAGCCGACCCCTTGCGGCCGCTGGTGATGGCGTTCTATTCGGTGTCGCAGTCACGCCCGGTACCGACGGAACTGATCGACCTGCGGCACAGCGAGGAGACGGTGGTGGCGTTCGAGAATGCCGCCGAATGGGGTTACACGGACGAGCAACTGATGGCGATGTATACGAATACGAAAGCTTCATAG
- a CDS encoding putative quinol monooxygenase, whose protein sequence is MSGTYTLVGIARAKSHRREALVSQLTTLQTRGLKEPGCLDYHVGQDAEDAQVFVIYMVWDSKNALESHLNRPYMRDFHASRREFVEGDFSFRWLNAA, encoded by the coding sequence ATGTCCGGAACGTACACGCTAGTCGGCATCGCCCGTGCCAAGTCCCATCGCCGCGAGGCGCTGGTATCCCAGCTCACCACGCTGCAAACGCGCGGGCTGAAGGAGCCCGGCTGCCTGGACTACCATGTCGGGCAGGATGCCGAGGACGCTCAGGTCTTCGTGATCTATATGGTCTGGGACTCGAAGAACGCGCTGGAATCGCACCTGAACCGGCCGTATATGCGCGATTTCCACGCGTCGCGGCGGGAATTCGTCGAAGGCGACTTCAGTTTCCGCTGGCTGAATGCGGCCTGA
- a CDS encoding cysteine synthase A, which yields MEVRDGFAGTIGHTPLIRLAGLSAETGCDIYGKAEFLNPGGSVKDRAALYIIRDAERRGVLKPGGTVIEGTAGNTGIGLAHLCAARGYRCIVVIPDTQSPEKMERLRMLGAEVRPVPAKPYADPGNYQKIACRLAEETDNAIWANQFDNLANRQAHYETTGPEIWHATAGRIDAFTCSTGTGGSLAGIARCLKEHKPAVRIVLADPHGSALYNFVKHRELKAEGSSITEGIGTSRVTANLQDTPIDDAVQVDDQTCVDMVYRMLREEGLFLGGSSGINVGAAVALAREMGPGHTIVTLLCDRGDLYMGRLFNEAWLAGKNLQPIPFRRVGPGV from the coding sequence ATGGAAGTCAGGGACGGATTTGCCGGCACCATCGGACACACCCCGCTGATCCGGTTGGCGGGGCTGAGCGCCGAGACCGGCTGCGATATCTACGGCAAGGCCGAATTCCTGAACCCGGGCGGCTCGGTCAAGGACCGCGCCGCGCTCTACATCATCCGCGACGCCGAGCGCCGCGGCGTGCTGAAGCCCGGCGGCACCGTGATCGAAGGCACGGCGGGCAATACCGGCATCGGCCTGGCCCACCTGTGCGCGGCGCGCGGCTATCGCTGCATCGTGGTGATCCCCGACACGCAGTCGCCGGAGAAGATGGAACGGCTGCGCATGCTCGGCGCCGAGGTGCGGCCGGTTCCCGCCAAGCCTTATGCCGATCCCGGCAACTACCAGAAGATCGCTTGCCGGCTGGCCGAGGAAACCGATAATGCGATCTGGGCCAACCAATTCGACAACCTCGCCAACCGGCAGGCCCACTACGAAACCACCGGCCCCGAGATCTGGCACGCCACGGCTGGCCGCATCGATGCCTTCACCTGCTCCACCGGCACCGGCGGGTCGCTGGCGGGCATCGCGCGTTGCCTGAAGGAGCACAAGCCGGCCGTGCGCATCGTGCTGGCCGACCCGCACGGCAGCGCCCTCTATAACTTCGTCAAGCACCGCGAACTCAAGGCCGAGGGCAGTTCGATCACCGAAGGCATCGGCACCAGCCGCGTCACCGCCAACCTGCAGGACACGCCGATCGACGATGCGGTGCAGGTCGACGACCAGACCTGCGTCGACATGGTCTACCGGATGCTGCGCGAGGAAGGGCTGTTCCTGGGTGGCTCTTCAGGAATCAATGTCGGCGCCGCCGTGGCGCTGGCCCGCGAGATGGGACCGGGCCACACCATCGTGACCCTGCTCTGCGACCGCGGCGACCTGTACATGGGCCGGCTCTTCAACGAGGCGTGGCTGGCCGGCAAGAACCTGCAGCCGATTCCGTTCCGGCGCGTCGGCCCGGGGGTATAG